In one window of Megalopta genalis isolate 19385.01 chromosome 4, iyMegGena1_principal, whole genome shotgun sequence DNA:
- the LOC143259389 gene encoding putative inactive tRNA-specific adenosine deaminase-like protein 3 gives MAAAKRPKEEKAQKARGWIAKPILSSEFTDDPPLEDVYVGILKQKKDISAAIQKISAILPGFSHLKRCSSNKLLLAPLRPPGSPEEHLTEDELKTTLKEKGFDLDSLEDDFQTIKVPSRAARTKAQAVRASKVWPLNFHPDPNVEKLIDGSVFTENHLDLIEGYMDVAVKAARLEAVGNKICNGSAVIVDPEDGRILAIAASRIDLHPMWHAAMLAVDLVAKLQGGGAWKLDGNLEKGINRSPKIIDEEGAENYAAREEWLKRKYVEEAPLRFPEALSSLPLPNEEPLKTAVVLPGRRNNSKVNPEDSEKNSEKCGPYLCTGYWIFLLKEPCPLCAMALVHSRISRIFYGIANETAGVLGSRTILHSVPGLNHRYQVWSGVLEEECRQASQEIARRNVD, from the coding sequence ATGGCGGCCGCGAAGCGTCCCAAGGAGGAGAAAGCTCAGAAGGCTAGAGGCTGGATAGCAAAGCCGATTTTAAGCTCGGAGTTCACGGATGATCCGCCGCTGGAGGACGTCTACGTGGGCATCCTCAAGCAGAAGAAAGACATTTCGGCGGCGATACAAAAGATATCGGCGATTCTGCCGGGATTTAGTCATCTGAAGCGTTGCTCCTCCAACAAGCTCCTCCTGGCGCCTCTGAGACCCCCGGGATCCCCCGAGGAGCATTTGACCGAAGACGAGCTGAAGACGACGTTGAAGGAGAAAGGGTTCGATCTGGATTCGCTGGAGGACGATTTTCAAACGATAAAGGTGCCAAGTAGAGCCGCGAGGACCAAAGCTCAGGCAGTCCGAGCCTCCAAGGTCTGGCCGCTGAACTTCCATCCGGATCCCAATGTGGAGAAACTGATCGATGGATCGGTCTTCACGGAGAACCATCTGGATCTGATCGAAGGGTACATGGACGTTGCTGTGAAAGCTGCGAGATTGGAAGCTGTGGGGAACAAGATCTGCAACGGCAGCGCGGTGATCGTCGATCCAGAAGATGGGAGGATCCTCGCGATAGCAGCGTCGAGGATCGATCTGCACCCCATGTGGCACGCAGCCATGTTGGCGGTGGATCTTGTTGCGAAACTTCAAGGTGGCGGCGCTTGGAAGCTGGACGGGAATCTAGAGAAGGGCATTAATCGATCTCCGAAGATCATCGATGAAGAGGGCGCCGAGAACTATGCGGCGAGGGAGGAGTGGCTCAAGAGGAAGTACGTCGAAGAAGCTCCCTTACGGTTTCCAGAAGCCTTGTCTAGTTTACCTCTGCCGAATGAAGAACCTCTAAAGACGGCCGTAGTTCTACCTGGAAGAAGAAACAATTCGAAAGTAAACCCCGAAGATTCGGAGAAGAACTCCGAGAAGTGCGGACCCTATCTCTGCACAGGCTACTGGATCTTCTTGCTGAAGGAGCCTTGTCCCCTCTGCGCCATGGCTCTGGTGCACTCCAGGATCTCCAGGATATTCTACGGAATCGCCAACGAGACCGCGGGGGTTTTAGGCTCGAGAACGATCCTGCACAGCGTGCCGGGGTTGAATCATCGGTACCAAGTTTGGAGCGGCGTCCTGGAAGAAGAATGTCGCCAGGCCTCGCAAGAAATCGCGCGCAGAAACGTCGACTGA